A window of the Mesotoga prima MesG1.Ag.4.2 genome harbors these coding sequences:
- the glyS gene encoding glycine--tRNA ligase subunit beta yields the protein MSDHKALLEVGIEELPSSEVQGIKTQLKERIERSLDNNRLGYGELEVFVASRRFGVLIHGIELKQSDFVEKKKGPSEKIAYKEGEPTRALLGFLRGSNAQLEDVSVEGGYVYVQREIIGKMAEELLPQIFSESLRSLEFKKPMRWGDGTYRFARPVKWITAMLDTEILDMELFGKRSSNKSRGHRFFFDEVEVSPENYFQNMRDALVIARESDREERTLSEIRRIESDIHSQIPVDQELLAEVVSLTEYPTAVLGNFMEKYLSLPPEVIIVTIKHHQRTFPVYKEGKLTNNFVAFQDGPADPLGNIRLGYEEVINARLEDAFFYFEKDKERPFEQYVDGLQGILFQRGLGTLRDKTERTTALSSEISRRLKAKSDELFEVERTALLAKADQITRVVQEFPELQGIMGRIYAEASGEKSGVALGIEEHYRDILVPTTLTGAVVGVSDRIDTLAGNFAIGNIPSASKDPYALRRKASFIFRTMHHLGWKLDLLELLERALNNLNKTSEETLDSLKDFFSSRYEAFLLERGFSMNIARSVKMWWRFPYLGVRAAEAISEYVKNEDFNDLLIAYQRVHNISRGHSGNSFDGSKFIEQAERDLLNNYLKCFDDVMEALERDDFEKSLQLLTSLKPHIDRYFDDVFVMAEQEDIRLNRLGFLKSVDQLFLKIGDLSLLLEEERV from the coding sequence ATGAGTGATCACAAAGCTCTACTGGAAGTTGGAATAGAGGAGCTTCCCTCAAGTGAAGTTCAGGGTATAAAAACTCAGCTTAAGGAGAGAATAGAGAGATCGCTTGACAATAACCGTCTTGGCTACGGAGAGCTCGAGGTCTTCGTGGCGAGCAGGAGATTCGGAGTGCTAATTCACGGCATTGAGCTGAAGCAATCAGACTTTGTGGAGAAGAAGAAGGGTCCGTCCGAGAAAATCGCCTACAAAGAAGGTGAACCTACCAGGGCTCTGCTGGGTTTCCTCAGGGGAAGCAACGCTCAGCTTGAAGACGTCAGCGTAGAGGGCGGATACGTCTATGTGCAGAGAGAAATAATCGGGAAGATGGCGGAAGAACTGCTGCCTCAAATCTTCTCGGAATCTCTGAGGTCTCTCGAGTTCAAGAAGCCGATGCGCTGGGGGGACGGCACTTACAGATTCGCGAGGCCGGTCAAATGGATAACAGCAATGCTTGACACAGAAATCCTCGATATGGAGCTCTTCGGAAAGAGATCGTCGAATAAGTCCAGGGGACACCGTTTCTTCTTCGATGAAGTTGAAGTATCGCCTGAGAATTACTTTCAGAATATGAGAGATGCTCTGGTGATCGCTCGAGAGAGCGATAGAGAAGAAAGAACACTTTCCGAAATCAGAAGAATTGAATCGGATATTCATAGCCAGATTCCTGTTGATCAAGAACTGCTTGCCGAAGTCGTCTCTTTGACAGAATACCCAACGGCAGTTCTGGGAAACTTCATGGAGAAGTACCTCTCACTCCCGCCTGAAGTAATAATCGTAACTATAAAGCACCATCAGAGAACTTTTCCAGTGTACAAAGAAGGTAAGCTGACCAACAACTTCGTTGCCTTTCAGGACGGGCCGGCCGACCCTCTGGGAAATATCAGACTGGGGTATGAAGAGGTCATAAACGCTAGGCTCGAAGATGCCTTCTTCTACTTCGAGAAGGACAAAGAGAGACCTTTCGAGCAGTACGTGGACGGGCTCCAGGGTATCTTGTTCCAGCGAGGTCTCGGCACATTGAGGGACAAAACGGAAAGGACTACAGCGCTTTCCTCAGAGATCTCGAGGAGGCTGAAGGCCAAGAGCGATGAACTCTTCGAGGTCGAAAGAACGGCTCTTCTGGCGAAGGCCGACCAGATCACCCGAGTGGTGCAGGAATTCCCCGAGCTTCAGGGCATCATGGGAAGAATCTATGCGGAAGCATCGGGAGAGAAGTCCGGTGTCGCACTTGGCATAGAAGAGCACTACCGTGACATCCTCGTGCCCACGACGCTAACTGGAGCGGTAGTGGGGGTCTCAGACAGGATAGACACGCTTGCAGGAAACTTCGCCATAGGAAACATCCCGTCTGCATCGAAAGATCCTTACGCTCTGAGAAGAAAAGCCTCTTTCATATTCAGGACCATGCATCATCTTGGATGGAAGCTCGATCTTCTCGAGCTCCTGGAAAGGGCTTTGAACAATCTAAACAAGACTTCCGAAGAGACTCTAGATTCGTTGAAAGACTTCTTCTCCAGCAGGTATGAAGCCTTTCTTCTCGAAAGAGGTTTCTCCATGAATATTGCTCGATCGGTGAAGATGTGGTGGAGATTTCCTTATCTTGGAGTGAGAGCCGCAGAGGCTATCTCCGAATACGTGAAGAACGAGGATTTCAATGACCTTCTGATTGCTTATCAGAGGGTCCACAATATAAGCAGAGGTCATTCGGGAAACAGTTTTGACGGGTCTAAGTTCATCGAGCAGGCCGAACGCGATTTACTGAACAACTATTTGAAATGCTTCGACGATGTCATGGAAGCGCTCGAGCGTGACGATTTCGAGAAATCACTCCAGCTGCTTACATCGCTAAAGCCTCATATAGACAGATACTTCGACGATGTCTTTGTTATGGCCGAACAGGAAGATATCCGCCTCAACAGACTCGGCTTCCTCAAATCGGTAGATCAGCTCTTCTTGAAAATAGGCGACCTCTCGCTGCTTCTCGAAGAAGAGAGAGTGTGA
- a CDS encoding glycine--tRNA ligase subunit alpha: MYLQDVVEKLNSYWSMQGCIIDQPYDLEMGAGTFHPSTFLRSLGKKPWKVAFIQPSRRPTDGRYGENPMRVQRYFQYQVIIKPNPENSQELYLGSLEALGINPKEHDIRFVEDNWESPTLGAWGVGWEVWLDGMEVSQFTYFQQVGGIDVDLVSLEITYGLERITMYLQKKANIFDIDWNEEFKYGDVFLENEKEFSAYNFDVADTSRLFELYRFYREEFDLCMEHGLVRPSYDYMIKCSHAFNLLDARNAISVSQRQSYIKSIREMAKAVAEAYVAKERDTDE, encoded by the coding sequence ATGTACTTACAAGACGTAGTAGAGAAACTCAACTCATACTGGTCTATGCAGGGGTGTATCATAGACCAGCCTTACGACCTCGAAATGGGGGCCGGAACATTCCACCCTTCAACTTTTCTCAGGTCGCTAGGAAAGAAACCCTGGAAAGTTGCCTTCATTCAGCCCAGCAGGAGACCGACCGACGGTCGATACGGCGAAAACCCAATGAGAGTTCAGAGATACTTCCAGTATCAGGTGATAATCAAACCCAACCCGGAGAACTCTCAGGAGCTGTACCTAGGTTCTCTGGAAGCTCTGGGAATAAACCCAAAGGAACATGATATTCGATTCGTGGAAGACAACTGGGAGTCTCCGACTCTGGGAGCCTGGGGTGTGGGCTGGGAAGTCTGGCTCGATGGAATGGAGGTCAGCCAGTTCACATATTTCCAGCAGGTCGGCGGAATCGATGTCGACCTGGTTTCGCTCGAGATCACCTACGGGCTCGAAAGAATTACGATGTACCTTCAGAAGAAAGCCAATATATTCGATATAGACTGGAATGAAGAGTTCAAATACGGCGATGTCTTCCTCGAGAACGAGAAGGAATTCTCCGCCTACAATTTCGACGTTGCAGACACCTCAAGGCTCTTCGAACTTTACAGATTCTACAGGGAGGAATTCGACCTGTGCATGGAGCATGGTCTAGTAAGACCTTCATACGACTACATGATCAAATGTTCTCACGCCTTCAATTTGCTCGACGCCAGAAATGCCATAAGCGTATCCCAGCGTCAAAGCTACATCAAATCGATTAGAGAGATGGCGAAGGCAGTGGCCGAAGCGTACGTAGCTAAGGAGCGCGATACAGATGAGTGA
- a CDS encoding DAK2 domain-containing protein has product MKRINGKFFVAAFRKAAERLLANKDEINALNVFPVPDGDTGSNMAAAMIEACEYLDRLKKDDLVSVLESVKTGMLMGARGNSGVILSQIFRGFAEGIGNRKFVNTKAFTEGLTKAREIAYRSVMKPVEGTMLTVMKVSADTANEEFGGIEDFDEYFEKLVEVAFDTVEKTPTLLPKLKEAGVVDSGAKGLAYIFEGFLLATKGDIELEGPLQQMPQAMGSSTERIVEIVREELKFTYCTELIVKLDESDSQEETSELLKAYLEEMGDSIVMVHQDEIIKIHVHTDHPGDVIEKFLGVGFLQKVKIDNMKVQHEHIVDIQSRGPEMFGKEKHHGVIVVSPGDGLADVLKSLGVDYAVKGGQTMNPSLKDLYEAISRIAADKVIVLPNNPNIILTAKEAANAIHDDNPGKEVYIIPTRTVQEGIAAMTVYNDEMDSESLIREMEEAAEAVSPISITYAVRDSSMKGKKIRKGEYIAIGRDGLITSGRKLEKLVHDSIKTVLGKDGDKEVVTIFYGSEVSEEAAGKLLESLSGSFSDFEFEIHSGGQPYYYYLISIE; this is encoded by the coding sequence ATGAAACGTATCAACGGCAAGTTTTTTGTCGCAGCCTTCCGGAAAGCCGCTGAACGACTTCTTGCAAATAAAGATGAGATCAACGCGCTTAATGTCTTTCCCGTTCCAGACGGAGATACTGGATCGAATATGGCGGCCGCCATGATAGAGGCGTGCGAATATCTCGACAGATTGAAGAAAGATGACTTGGTGAGCGTTCTGGAATCGGTAAAGACTGGAATGTTAATGGGCGCCAGGGGAAACTCCGGTGTAATCCTCTCTCAGATATTTAGAGGATTCGCCGAGGGGATAGGAAACAGAAAATTCGTCAACACCAAGGCCTTTACAGAGGGTCTGACAAAAGCTAGAGAAATCGCTTATAGATCCGTAATGAAACCGGTCGAGGGAACAATGTTGACCGTCATGAAGGTCTCCGCAGATACTGCCAACGAAGAATTCGGAGGCATAGAGGACTTTGACGAGTACTTCGAGAAGCTCGTAGAAGTCGCTTTCGATACGGTTGAGAAGACCCCAACCCTCTTACCGAAACTGAAAGAGGCCGGAGTGGTTGATTCCGGCGCAAAGGGTCTGGCGTACATATTTGAAGGCTTCCTGCTGGCTACTAAAGGCGATATAGAGCTTGAAGGACCGCTTCAGCAGATGCCGCAGGCGATGGGATCTTCAACGGAGCGTATAGTTGAGATCGTACGTGAAGAGCTCAAGTTCACATACTGCACCGAATTGATAGTGAAACTCGATGAGTCTGACAGCCAGGAAGAGACCTCTGAACTGCTGAAAGCATACCTGGAAGAGATGGGAGATTCTATTGTCATGGTCCATCAGGATGAGATCATAAAGATTCACGTCCACACAGACCACCCTGGAGATGTTATTGAGAAGTTCCTCGGTGTAGGATTCCTTCAGAAGGTGAAGATAGACAACATGAAGGTCCAGCATGAGCACATAGTAGATATTCAGTCGAGAGGACCTGAGATGTTCGGAAAGGAAAAGCACCACGGAGTGATCGTGGTTTCACCGGGAGACGGTCTTGCCGATGTTCTGAAGAGTCTTGGCGTAGACTACGCCGTTAAGGGCGGTCAGACGATGAATCCAAGTCTTAAAGACCTTTACGAAGCAATCAGCAGAATTGCCGCTGACAAAGTGATTGTCCTTCCCAACAACCCGAACATAATTTTGACTGCCAAAGAGGCGGCGAACGCAATTCACGACGACAATCCGGGAAAAGAAGTTTACATAATCCCTACACGCACGGTTCAGGAAGGGATAGCTGCGATGACCGTGTATAACGACGAGATGGATAGCGAGTCTCTAATAAGAGAAATGGAAGAAGCGGCTGAAGCAGTTTCTCCGATCTCGATTACATACGCCGTTCGCGATTCCAGCATGAAGGGAAAGAAGATAAGGAAAGGCGAGTATATAGCAATCGGTAGAGACGGTTTGATAACCTCGGGCAGAAAGCTCGAGAAGCTCGTTCACGACTCGATTAAGACCGTTCTTGGAAAAGATGGCGACAAAGAGGTCGTCACGATATTCTACGGATCGGAAGTGTCGGAGGAAGCCGCAGGAAAACTGCTTGAATCTCTTTCGGGAAGTTTCTCCGATTTCGAATTCGAAATTCACAGCGGCGGACAGCCCTATTATTACTACCTGATTTCCATTGAATAG
- a CDS encoding Asp23/Gls24 family envelope stress response protein translates to MQVTTEFGKIDISLQAISSIVKKVVSESYGPVNVGSPQTGFLTKLFGTGEDSRKGIKVTEEIDGTLEIDIDLILEYGVRIPTVVENIQENVFHKLKELTEATNIKVNIHVVGLQD, encoded by the coding sequence ATGCAAGTAACTACAGAATTCGGTAAGATCGATATTTCTCTTCAGGCGATATCTTCGATAGTCAAAAAGGTTGTGTCTGAGTCTTACGGGCCGGTGAACGTCGGATCGCCCCAAACGGGCTTTCTGACAAAGCTTTTCGGCACGGGAGAGGATTCTAGAAAGGGAATAAAAGTAACCGAGGAGATCGACGGCACGCTTGAGATTGATATCGATCTGATTCTCGAGTACGGCGTTAGAATCCCCACCGTCGTTGAGAACATCCAGGAAAACGTATTTCACAAGTTGAAGGAGCTTACTGAAGCGACCAATATCAAGGTGAATATTCACGTTGTCGGCTTGCAGGATTGA